One Yoonia sp. BS5-3 genomic window carries:
- the acuI gene encoding acryloyl-CoA reductase, translated as MFNALLVEKDDAGKTTAAVQPISEDQLPEGDVLVDVAYSTVNYKDGLCIGPGGGLVRNYPHVPGIDFAGTVAASDDPRYKIGDKVVLTGWRVGEAHWGGYAQKARVKADWLVPLPDGLDARQAMAVGTAGFTAMLAVMALEDHGIKDGPVLVTGAAGGVGSVATAILAQLGYEVAAVTGRPETADYLKGLGATQIIPRDEINETTKRPLEGETWGGCVDAVGGAMLARVLGQMKYGASVAAVGLAGGAGLPATVIPFLLRGVNMLGIDSVMQPYENRLRAWERIASDLPMDKLEAMIKPATLSDLPQLGADILKGQVQGRVVVDVNQ; from the coding sequence ATGTTCAACGCGTTGCTTGTCGAAAAGGATGATGCGGGCAAGACCACCGCCGCCGTCCAGCCCATCAGCGAAGATCAACTGCCCGAAGGCGATGTGTTGGTGGATGTGGCCTATTCCACGGTGAATTACAAAGACGGGCTATGCATTGGCCCAGGCGGTGGACTGGTCCGCAATTATCCTCATGTCCCTGGCATTGATTTTGCCGGCACGGTCGCGGCATCCGATGACCCGCGCTACAAAATAGGCGACAAGGTCGTCCTGACCGGCTGGCGCGTGGGCGAGGCCCATTGGGGCGGATATGCCCAAAAGGCCCGCGTCAAAGCCGATTGGCTTGTGCCCTTGCCAGACGGGCTGGATGCAAGGCAGGCGATGGCTGTGGGCACCGCTGGCTTTACCGCGATGCTGGCGGTCATGGCGCTTGAGGATCATGGGATCAAGGATGGCCCGGTTCTGGTCACTGGTGCTGCGGGCGGTGTTGGTTCGGTTGCCACAGCGATCCTGGCCCAGCTGGGCTATGAGGTCGCCGCAGTCACAGGCCGCCCCGAAACGGCTGATTATCTGAAAGGATTGGGCGCAACCCAGATCATCCCGCGTGATGAGATCAATGAGACCACAAAACGCCCGCTTGAGGGTGAAACCTGGGGCGGCTGTGTCGATGCCGTCGGGGGCGCGATGCTGGCCCGTGTGCTGGGCCAGATGAAATACGGTGCCTCAGTTGCCGCTGTCGGGCTGGCTGGCGGTGCGGGTTTGCCCGCCACGGTGATCCCGTTTTTGCTGCGCGGGGTGAACATGCTGGGCATCGATAGCGTGATGCAACCTTATGAAAACCGCCTGCGCGCCTGGGAGCGGATCGCAAGTGATCTGCCCATGGACAAGCTGGAGGCGATGATCAAACCCGCCACCCTGTCTGATCTGCCCCAGCTGGGGGCGGATATTCTAAAGGGGCAGGTCCAAGGCCGTGTGGTTGTGGACGTCAACCAATGA
- a CDS encoding SDR family oxidoreductase, giving the protein MTQNNLWQDKVAIVTGGSAGIGAATAHALALEGARVLITGRDPDKLSRVAADSDTIEPLQVDSADPHNAARIVQAATDRWGRLDLIVNNAGAGQPLPIPAYDADIIMKMAAVNIAAPSLLLKAGLAALRESKGAVVNVGTAASRMSAPMMAHYTATKAALDQLTRSWAIELAGDGIRVNAVAPGPVKTGALTGMMGLPDQMAQQIEQQEAAEVPLGRRGMTGDIVPWILRLGSAENAWLTGQVIAVDGGWSQRI; this is encoded by the coding sequence ATGACACAAAACAACCTTTGGCAAGATAAGGTCGCGATTGTGACCGGCGGTAGCGCAGGTATCGGCGCGGCGACAGCACATGCGCTTGCCCTGGAAGGTGCGCGCGTGCTGATCACCGGGCGTGACCCTGACAAGCTGTCCCGCGTGGCTGCAGACAGTGATACCATCGAGCCCTTGCAGGTCGACAGTGCTGACCCTCACAATGCCGCCCGCATTGTCCAGGCGGCCACCGATCGCTGGGGCCGTCTGGACCTGATCGTGAATAATGCGGGCGCGGGCCAGCCTTTGCCGATCCCCGCCTATGATGCTGATATCATCATGAAAATGGCGGCGGTTAACATCGCGGCCCCGTCGCTGTTGTTAAAAGCGGGCCTTGCCGCTTTGCGCGAAAGCAAAGGTGCTGTGGTGAACGTTGGCACAGCTGCGTCCCGCATGTCAGCGCCGATGATGGCGCATTACACAGCGACCAAGGCTGCATTGGATCAGTTGACCAGATCATGGGCCATCGAATTGGCCGGTGATGGTATCCGTGTGAACGCTGTGGCCCCTGGGCCCGTCAAGACCGGCGCTTTGACCGGGATGATGGGGTTGCCTGATCAGATGGCCCAGCAGATCGAGCAGCAAGAAGCGGCAGAAGTTCCATTAGGCCGCCGGGGCATGACAGGTGACATTGTCCCGTGGATCTTGCGTTTGGGAAGTGCCGAAAACGCGTGGTTGACGGGGCAGGTTATTGCTGTCGATGGTGGTTGGTCACAGCGAATTTGA
- a CDS encoding methyltetrahydrofolate cobalamin methyltransferase, producing the protein MTRTIIESKTKTAIIGFDEPFCVIGERINPTGRKILAAELEQGDFSRVEADALAQVAAGADVLDINSGAVFSNKMAEDPRYADNNFVEPPLMKEMVERVQAVTDIPLCIDSSVPGALENGLAAAEGRPLLNSVTGEEERLELVLPLVKKYNVPVVAISNDDTGISEDPDVRFAVAKKIVERAADFGIPAHDIVVDPLVMPIGAMGTAGLQVFTLVRRLRDELGVNTTCGASNISFGLPNRHGINNAFLPMAMTAGMTSAIMNPVALPVGPKKIAEKKAEIAAAGIVLPEDMDDEAFVQMFGMGSTKPRPGKEMEAIRAANFLTDNDPSGGAWIKFNQSPAKEGEGRRRSGRRRRG; encoded by the coding sequence ATGACACGCACGATCATCGAATCCAAAACAAAGACCGCCATCATCGGCTTCGATGAACCGTTCTGCGTGATTGGCGAACGGATCAACCCCACCGGGCGCAAGATCCTCGCTGCCGAGCTGGAACAAGGCGATTTCAGCCGGGTTGAGGCCGATGCGCTGGCCCAGGTCGCCGCTGGGGCAGATGTGCTGGATATCAATTCCGGGGCAGTCTTTTCCAACAAAATGGCCGAGGATCCGCGCTATGCGGATAACAATTTTGTTGAGCCGCCATTGATGAAGGAAATGGTCGAACGGGTGCAGGCCGTCACTGATATCCCGCTTTGCATCGACAGTTCAGTGCCCGGCGCGCTGGAAAACGGGCTTGCCGCCGCCGAAGGGCGCCCGCTCTTGAATTCGGTCACCGGCGAGGAAGAACGCCTGGAACTCGTCCTGCCGCTTGTTAAGAAATACAACGTCCCCGTGGTTGCCATCTCGAACGATGATACCGGGATCAGCGAAGATCCTGATGTCCGCTTTGCCGTGGCCAAGAAAATTGTCGAACGGGCAGCCGATTTTGGCATTCCGGCCCATGACATCGTGGTGGACCCGCTGGTGATGCCCATCGGGGCAATGGGCACGGCTGGCCTTCAGGTCTTTACGCTGGTGCGGCGTCTGCGCGATGAGCTGGGCGTGAACACGACCTGCGGCGCCTCGAATATCAGCTTTGGCTTGCCCAACCGGCACGGGATTAACAACGCGTTTCTGCCAATGGCCATGACCGCGGGAATGACATCAGCCATCATGAACCCGGTGGCACTGCCCGTCGGCCCCAAGAAAATCGCCGAAAAAAAGGCCGAGATCGCCGCCGCCGGGATCGTGCTGCCTGAAGATATGGATGACGAAGCTTTCGTGCAGATGTTCGGCATGGGATCCACCAAACCGCGCCCTGGTAAAGAAATGGAAGCCATCCGGGCCGCCAATTTCCTGACCGATAATGACCCATCGGGCGGCGCATGGATCAAATTCAACCAGAGCCCCGCCAAAGAAGGCGAAGGGCGCCGCCGGTCCGGCAGACGCCGGCGCGGCTAA
- a CDS encoding methylenetetrahydrofolate reductase has protein sequence MSLLSFRKTKDTADPGANPALEAFLQDYSIEVMPRTAEKVDDFRDLLPAGTRVYIAHIEGTPIDDMVATAARLAADGYNVMPHFPARIIADQTTLADWIARYQGEAGVDQALLLAGGVAQPHGDFHSSMQLLETGLFDKAGFKRLHVAGHPEGNKDIDKDGSDKNVMEALHWKQRFSETTDADMAIATQFAFEADPIIAWADALRDAGITIPIHIGIAGPAKLQTLIKFAIACGVGPSLKVLQKRAMDVSKLLLPYEPTEVLTALAAHKAAKPDFNVSHVHFFPLGGIKTNANWAIANGGNAAIPANQN, from the coding sequence ATGTCCCTGCTGTCCTTTCGCAAAACCAAAGATACTGCCGACCCCGGGGCCAATCCCGCGCTTGAGGCGTTTTTGCAGGATTACTCGATTGAGGTCATGCCGCGCACAGCCGAGAAAGTGGACGATTTCCGCGATCTTCTGCCTGCCGGGACCCGCGTATACATCGCCCATATCGAAGGCACCCCGATAGATGACATGGTCGCAACGGCCGCCCGTCTGGCCGCCGATGGGTACAATGTCATGCCCCATTTCCCGGCCCGGATCATCGCAGATCAGACCACACTTGCCGACTGGATCGCCCGTTATCAGGGCGAAGCAGGCGTCGATCAGGCGCTGCTTTTGGCCGGGGGCGTCGCACAGCCACATGGCGATTTTCACTCTTCCATGCAGCTCTTGGAAACGGGGCTTTTTGACAAGGCCGGGTTTAAAAGACTGCATGTGGCGGGCCATCCCGAGGGTAACAAAGATATCGACAAGGACGGCTCGGACAAAAACGTCATGGAGGCGCTGCATTGGAAACAGCGTTTTTCAGAAACGACCGATGCGGACATGGCCATCGCGACCCAATTCGCGTTTGAGGCGGACCCGATTATCGCCTGGGCAGATGCTTTGCGCGATGCGGGGATCACAATACCGATCCATATCGGCATTGCAGGTCCGGCCAAGTTGCAGACCTTGATCAAATTCGCCATTGCCTGCGGCGTCGGGCCGTCGTTGAAGGTGCTACAGAAACGTGCGATGGATGTCTCAAAACTGCTGCTCCCCTATGAGCCGACCGAGGTGCTGACCGCCCTTGCCGCCCACAAGGCCGCCAAACCCGATTTCAATGTCAGCCATGTTCATTTCTTCCCATTGGGCGGGATCAAGACCAACGCCAATTGGGCCATCGCCAATGGTGGCAACGCGGCCATTCCGGCCAACCAAAATTAA
- a CDS encoding FadR/GntR family transcriptional regulator, with translation MKIDPSNPADLSAQIAKAIRDAIISGALPVDERLPSEAELAEQFDVSRPTVREALKRLAAQSLIRTQRGATGGAFVNRLRFEEAYGQQITTSTLLLSMNDVSFATACEARYALERACAPYSAQRRTADHLATMRAEAHRQAQPGLTDEAFCASDVAFHRALVDAAGNPVLSYQLAGAVEAMQPLMNMITFGARDREKIVALHTQIADAIAASDGQATATALTALEEETQNLAQSVFAARAEKTK, from the coding sequence ATGAAAATTGACCCCTCAAACCCCGCAGACCTTTCTGCGCAAATCGCCAAGGCAATCCGCGACGCGATCATCTCGGGCGCGTTGCCGGTTGACGAACGCCTGCCATCCGAGGCCGAACTGGCCGAGCAATTCGACGTCTCGCGCCCCACCGTGCGCGAAGCGCTGAAACGGCTGGCCGCGCAATCCTTGATCCGCACCCAGCGCGGGGCCACGGGCGGGGCCTTTGTGAACCGCCTGCGCTTTGAAGAGGCATATGGCCAGCAAATCACCACCTCGACCCTGCTATTATCGATGAATGATGTCAGTTTCGCCACGGCATGCGAGGCGCGTTACGCGCTTGAACGGGCCTGCGCGCCCTACTCGGCCCAAAGGCGGACGGCCGATCATTTGGCGACAATGCGGGCCGAGGCACATCGTCAGGCGCAACCGGGCCTGACGGATGAAGCCTTTTGCGCCTCAGATGTGGCCTTTCACCGGGCATTGGTCGATGCGGCGGGCAACCCGGTCTTGTCCTATCAACTGGCGGGGGCGGTCGAGGCGATGCAACCCTTGATGAACATGATTACCTTCGGGGCACGGGACCGGGAAAAGATCGTCGCGCTGCACACGCAAATCGCCGACGCAATCGCGGCCTCAGACGGGCAAGCAACGGCCACGGCCCTGACGGCGCTGGAAGAAGAAACGCAAAACCTTGCGCAAAGCGTCTTTGCAGCGCGGGCCGAAAAAACCAAGTAG
- a CDS encoding DinB family protein: MITPEYCQTMARYNAWQNDGLRKMIPEMELEELHKDRGAFFGSIMATLNHLLWGDTLWISRFDGGAGPQVPPEEHKEMTPTPAVWAAERFRLDARITLWANSVSAIDLTGDLTWYSGMFDREFSRPRAICVMQLFNHQTHHRGQVHAMLTAAGQKPQDTDIPFIPDSA, encoded by the coding sequence ATGATCACGCCTGAATATTGTCAAACCATGGCCCGCTATAACGCCTGGCAAAATGACGGGCTACGCAAGATGATCCCTGAGATGGAGCTTGAGGAGTTGCACAAGGATCGCGGGGCCTTTTTCGGGTCGATCATGGCAACATTGAACCATCTACTATGGGGCGACACGCTTTGGATCAGTCGCTTTGATGGTGGCGCGGGGCCTCAGGTGCCCCCGGAAGAGCATAAGGAAATGACCCCAACCCCAGCGGTTTGGGCGGCCGAACGGTTTCGTCTCGATGCGCGGATTACCCTATGGGCCAATAGCGTTAGCGCCATTGATCTGACCGGCGATCTGACTTGGTATTCCGGCATGTTTGATCGCGAGTTTTCGCGCCCCAGGGCGATTTGCGTGATGCAGCTGTTCAATCACCAGACCCATCATCGCGGGCAGGTCCATGCGATGTTGACGGCTGCAGGTCAAAAGCCGCAGGATACCGATATCCCCTTCATCCCGGACAGCGCCTGA
- a CDS encoding dimethylsulfoniopropionate demethylase, with amino-acid sequence MAVIAPSRRIRRTPFTEGVEAAGVKGYTVYNHMLLPTVFESIEADYHHLKSAVQVWDVAVERQIELRGPDAARLMQMLTPRDLRGMMPGQCYYVPIVDETGGMLNDPVALKLAEDRWWISIADSDLLFWVKGLAYGYRLDVLVDEPDVSPLAVQGPLAEELVARVFGDAVRAIKFFRFGWFDFDGTSMAVARSGYSKQGGFEIYVDGTQNGMPLWHALFEAGKDLDVRAGCPNLIERIEGGLLSYGNDMTRENTPHECGLGRFCSTQTAIGCVGRDALLRVAKEGPTQQIRALAIAGDLPPCDRPWPLIAKNKRVGQVTSAALSPQFKTNVAIGMVKMTHWDEGTQIAVQTPDGMRDVTVHENFWI; translated from the coding sequence ATGGCTGTCATTGCCCCATCGCGCCGCATTCGCCGCACCCCCTTTACCGAAGGGGTCGAGGCGGCGGGCGTGAAGGGCTACACAGTCTATAACCATATGCTGTTGCCGACGGTCTTTGAAAGTATTGAGGCCGATTACCATCATCTGAAATCGGCTGTGCAGGTCTGGGATGTCGCGGTAGAGCGCCAGATTGAACTGCGCGGCCCCGATGCAGCCCGGCTGATGCAGATGCTGACCCCGCGCGATCTGCGCGGCATGATGCCGGGGCAGTGCTATTACGTGCCGATCGTGGATGAAACGGGCGGCATGCTGAATGACCCTGTGGCCTTGAAACTGGCCGAGGATCGCTGGTGGATTTCCATCGCTGACAGTGATTTGCTGTTTTGGGTCAAAGGTTTGGCCTATGGGTATCGGCTGGATGTGCTGGTCGATGAACCCGATGTGTCGCCCTTGGCCGTGCAAGGACCATTGGCAGAAGAGCTGGTGGCCCGTGTCTTTGGCGATGCCGTCCGCGCCATTAAGTTCTTCCGTTTCGGCTGGTTTGATTTTGACGGCACCAGCATGGCCGTCGCCCGGTCAGGGTATTCCAAGCAGGGCGGTTTTGAGATTTATGTTGACGGCACCCAGAACGGTATGCCGCTTTGGCATGCCTTGTTCGAGGCGGGCAAGGATTTGGATGTCCGCGCCGGTTGCCCCAATCTGATTGAGCGGATTGAAGGCGGGCTGTTGTCTTATGGCAATGACATGACCCGTGAAAACACGCCCCATGAATGTGGGCTGGGCCGGTTTTGTTCGACCCAGACGGCCATTGGCTGTGTGGGCCGCGACGCATTGTTGCGCGTCGCCAAAGAGGGGCCGACCCAGCAAATTCGCGCCCTTGCGATCGCCGGAGATCTGCCGCCCTGTGATCGCCCCTGGCCGCTGATAGCCAAGAACAAGAGGGTGGGGCAGGTGACTTCGGCAGCGCTGTCGCCCCAATTTAAGACCAATGTCGCCATCGGTATGGTCAAAATGACCCATTGGGACGAAGGCACGCAGATTGCGGTGCAAACACCGGACGGGATGCGCGATGTGACCGTCCATGAAAATTTCTGGATTTAG
- a CDS encoding DUF1326 domain-containing protein, with product MAENNRAPSDRLPISQRIDQRMASNPLRRKKQPTEWAIKGELFLNCSCTVFCPCVVSLGAHPPTEGHCHAWMAIAIDEGHFEGEPLDGLNVGLLVDIPGRMAEGNWKVAAYVDERSTQKAYNGILKIFSGVAGGTTGLFTMLVSEIIGAEREKVEIVRDGNKRGIYIGRKIQGEIETMQGASPDHPVMISNSKYWMGPDIIAAQGTKSRVRDYGRVWDFGGKSAEICPIDWKGPKP from the coding sequence ATGGCCGAGAACAACAGAGCCCCAAGCGACCGGTTGCCGATCTCGCAGCGCATCGATCAGCGCATGGCAAGCAACCCGCTGCGCCGCAAGAAACAGCCCACCGAATGGGCCATCAAGGGCGAGCTGTTTCTGAACTGCTCTTGCACCGTTTTTTGCCCGTGTGTGGTCAGCCTTGGTGCCCATCCCCCGACCGAGGGTCATTGCCATGCCTGGATGGCGATCGCCATTGATGAGGGACATTTTGAGGGCGAGCCGCTGGATGGGCTGAATGTGGGGCTTTTGGTGGATATCCCGGGCCGCATGGCCGAGGGCAATTGGAAAGTTGCCGCCTATGTTGATGAGCGTAGCACGCAGAAGGCTTATAACGGTATTCTAAAGATTTTCAGCGGCGTTGCCGGCGGCACGACGGGCCTGTTTACGATGCTGGTTTCCGAAATTATCGGAGCCGAGCGCGAAAAGGTTGAGATCGTCCGCGATGGCAATAAGCGTGGCATTTATATTGGCCGCAAGATCCAAGGCGAGATTGAAACGATGCAGGGCGCCAGCCCGGACCATCCGGTCATGATCAGCAATTCAAAATATTGGATGGGCCCCGATATCATCGCCGCCCAAGGGACGAAATCACGGGTCCGCGATTATGGCCGTGTCTGGGATTTTGGCGGCAAATCCGCCGAGATTTGCCCGATTGACTGGAAGGGGCCCAAACCATGA
- a CDS encoding DUF2182 domain-containing protein, which translates to MPHLIRSSLWLAFFGAILAAWWMMYVMAVDMNLDLLGRPNLIEQEMAEMYPRTSMTMPMARFGPLFAMWAIMMAAMMLPTLVPTLTTYERLIVSAEGSRAGWCGLVLGYFIVWVGFAAVIAGVQLVLLYGGFINMMGVAEIWLSALLLIIVGAFQFTRIKEVCHGVCHAPMTYFLGHWKTGFGGGLRMGLGLGAFCVVCCWGFMALGFVGGVMSLLWMGLATLLMIFEKLPDIGHHVIKPTGVLLIAAGLALVIL; encoded by the coding sequence GTGCCGCATTTGATCCGCTCATCTCTGTGGTTGGCCTTTTTCGGGGCCATTCTGGCTGCGTGGTGGATGATGTATGTCATGGCCGTGGATATGAATCTGGACTTGCTGGGCCGCCCTAATTTGATCGAGCAGGAAATGGCGGAAATGTACCCCCGCACGTCGATGACTATGCCCATGGCGCGTTTTGGTCCGCTGTTTGCAATGTGGGCGATTATGATGGCTGCGATGATGTTGCCGACGCTGGTGCCGACGCTGACGACCTATGAACGCCTGATCGTGAGTGCAGAGGGCAGCCGTGCCGGATGGTGTGGTTTAGTGCTTGGTTATTTCATTGTTTGGGTCGGGTTTGCAGCCGTGATCGCGGGCGTACAGCTTGTCCTACTCTATGGTGGATTTATCAATATGATGGGGGTCGCCGAGATTTGGCTGTCTGCGCTGTTATTGATTATTGTTGGGGCGTTTCAATTTACCCGTATCAAAGAGGTGTGCCATGGCGTTTGCCATGCCCCGATGACCTACTTCTTGGGCCATTGGAAAACCGGATTTGGTGGTGGCTTGCGTATGGGGCTGGGCCTTGGTGCGTTTTGTGTGGTGTGCTGCTGGGGCTTCATGGCACTTGGTTTTGTAGGTGGCGTGATGAGCCTGTTATGGATGGGTCTGGCCACGCTGTTGATGATTTTCGAAAAACTGCCCGACATTGGGCATCATGTGATTAAGCCAACCGGGGTGCTGTTAATTGCAGCGGGTTTGGCTTTGGTGATTTTATAA
- a CDS encoding virulence factor, with translation MPDVTIVFWRDIPAQVIVGRGRRGTKLPLPERFEQAIDRAAMKSGAAESDDYMAGFRKADPIPGEGTDAEAAAAAVAKIDTEYDQTRIKALIANDGWA, from the coding sequence ATGCCCGACGTCACCATCGTCTTTTGGCGCGATATTCCAGCGCAGGTTATTGTCGGGCGTGGACGCCGCGGAACCAAGCTGCCGCTGCCTGAACGTTTCGAACAGGCGATTGACCGGGCGGCCATGAAATCGGGCGCGGCCGAATCTGATGATTATATGGCCGGTTTCCGCAAAGCGGACCCAATCCCAGGCGAAGGGACCGATGCAGAAGCCGCTGCCGCTGCCGTTGCCAAAATCGATACCGAATATGATCAAACCCGCATCAAGGCGCTGATTGCCAATGATGGCTGGGCTTGA
- a CDS encoding MerR family transcriptional regulator, with translation MQAKEAAAHLGITPRILRHYEKEGLMDVARLVNGYRSYGAADLRRARRIRDFIASGFSTREIRAMRACLSDDADGPCEGGIEKMVAKLAHIDRLMSDLHARRQSVLDRIEDLQRAPLVAASQD, from the coding sequence ATGCAGGCGAAAGAGGCAGCTGCCCATCTGGGCATTACACCGCGCATTTTGCGCCATTATGAAAAAGAAGGTCTGATGGATGTCGCCCGTTTGGTGAATGGATACCGCAGCTACGGCGCAGCGGATCTGCGCCGTGCGCGCCGTATTCGTGACTTCATTGCATCTGGTTTTTCGACCCGCGAAATTCGTGCCATGCGCGCGTGCCTATCAGATGATGCCGACGGCCCGTGCGAAGGAGGTATTGAAAAGATGGTCGCGAAGCTGGCGCATATTGACCGCCTCATGTCTGACCTGCACGCACGCCGCCAGTCTGTGCTTGATCGCATTGAAGATTTGCAAAGGGCGCCCCTTGTTGCTGCGTCGCAGGATTGA
- a CDS encoding Ppx/GppA phosphatase family protein, whose amino-acid sequence MAPKRPKGAGAFPKAVDTPAPTPPDPATLYAALDLGTNSCRMLIAQPKGSQFHVLDSFSKSVQLGHGLESTGRLSRASMNRTISAMRICREKLKRHGVKRMRLVATEACRRALNGENFVAQVRRETGLDLEIIKPEEEARLAVISCAPLVSVNTEQLLVVDIGGGSTELVWIDLTNVPQRERPRAIMRLHAGFTSDPGPFAAAKVVDWISVPLGVATLRDQFSDVEDDAARFALMSWFFEENLEEFSPYAAAQAREGFQIIGTSGTVTTVAASYLGLRRYDRTKVDGLRMTSDQIDKVIRDYLALGPAGRRNDPRIGKDRQALIMSGSAILQALMRLWPTDRMSVADRGLREGLLYAQMSADGVLEDRPF is encoded by the coding sequence ATGGCGCCCAAGCGTCCCAAAGGTGCGGGCGCGTTCCCTAAAGCGGTCGATACCCCCGCGCCAACCCCGCCTGATCCGGCGACGCTATATGCGGCATTGGATTTGGGCACAAATAGCTGTCGTATGTTGATTGCCCAACCCAAGGGCAGCCAATTTCATGTGCTCGACAGTTTTTCAAAATCCGTGCAACTGGGGCATGGGCTGGAAAGCACAGGCCGTTTGTCGCGTGCGTCAATGAACCGGACGATATCTGCCATGCGGATTTGCCGGGAAAAGTTGAAACGTCACGGGGTGAAACGGATGCGCCTTGTCGCAACCGAGGCCTGCCGGCGCGCCCTGAACGGTGAAAACTTCGTGGCCCAGGTGCGCCGTGAAACCGGCCTTGATCTGGAGATCATCAAACCTGAGGAAGAGGCGCGGCTGGCTGTGATTTCCTGCGCGCCACTGGTGAGCGTGAATACAGAACAGCTGTTGGTGGTTGATATTGGCGGCGGCTCGACCGAGCTGGTCTGGATTGATCTGACCAATGTGCCCCAACGCGAACGCCCCCGCGCGATCATGCGCCTGCATGCCGGTTTCACGTCTGATCCCGGGCCTTTTGCCGCCGCCAAGGTCGTCGACTGGATATCCGTGCCTTTGGGTGTTGCGACATTGCGCGATCAGTTTTCCGATGTCGAAGATGACGCCGCCCGTTTTGCCCTGATGAGCTGGTTTTTTGAGGAAAACCTCGAAGAGTTTTCCCCCTATGCCGCCGCCCAGGCCCGCGAAGGGTTTCAGATTATCGGCACCAGCGGCACCGTGACGACCGTTGCCGCCAGTTATCTGGGTCTGCGCCGCTATGACCGGACCAAGGTCGACGGGCTGCGCATGACCTCTGACCAGATTGACAAAGTGATCCGGGATTATCTGGCGCTGGGGCCTGCGGGCCGCCGCAATGATCCGCGTATTGGCAAGGACCGGCAGGCGCTGATCATGTCAGGCTCGGCCATTTTGCAGGCGTTGATGCGGCTGTGGCCAACGGATAGGATGTCGGTGGCCGATCGCGGGCTGCGCGAGGGTCTGCTTTATGCGCAGATGTCTGCAGATGGGGTCTTGGAAGACCGGCCGTTTTAG
- a CDS encoding ABC transporter substrate-binding protein, which produces MNRTTYLGAVSVLVLTTAATAQDADLLVFDYSGFEDPAFHQDYIAAHGDSPTFSFFGDEDEAFQKIRAGFAADVTHICAGSVSKWTESGIIEPWDTARIPAYADLDSNLTGTDVGGDGTYFIPTDFGSTAIAYNPDQVPAEDVASLNVFTNPAYAGRLTLPDNVDDAYALAYLATGVDNWTTATDAQFEAASDWLRAVHPNLRTYWTDPAELAQLLASGEILVSWAWNETYPTMVEEGRPIAFQREAAEGSSLWLCGYVNMAKGQGSEDKAYDYINAMLAESSVLPLLDAGYGSSNAAALTSEVTADDLEASGLGVIDVPVLAQLPMSNELRERQAETFELIKAGF; this is translated from the coding sequence ATGAATCGCACCACGTATCTTGGGGCTGTATCAGTCCTCGTCCTGACCACCGCAGCGACGGCCCAGGACGCAGACCTTTTGGTCTTTGACTATTCGGGCTTTGAAGACCCTGCATTTCACCAAGATTATATCGCAGCCCATGGGGATAGCCCGACTTTTTCCTTTTTCGGGGATGAGGATGAGGCGTTCCAGAAAATCCGCGCCGGTTTCGCCGCTGATGTGACACATATCTGCGCAGGCTCGGTCAGCAAATGGACCGAAAGCGGCATTATCGAACCTTGGGACACCGCCAGAATCCCCGCCTATGCGGATCTGGACAGCAATTTGACCGGCACCGATGTCGGCGGCGATGGCACCTATTTTATCCCAACCGATTTCGGCTCAACCGCGATCGCCTATAACCCAGATCAGGTCCCGGCCGAGGACGTGGCCAGCCTGAACGTCTTCACAAACCCCGCCTATGCGGGGCGGCTGACACTGCCGGACAATGTGGATGACGCCTATGCGCTGGCTTATCTGGCAACCGGCGTTGATAACTGGACCACCGCCACGGATGCACAATTCGAAGCGGCCTCAGACTGGCTGCGCGCGGTGCATCCGAACCTGCGGACCTACTGGACGGATCCGGCAGAACTGGCGCAATTGCTGGCATCGGGTGAGATCTTGGTCAGCTGGGCCTGGAACGAAACCTATCCGACAATGGTGGAAGAAGGTCGGCCCATCGCCTTTCAACGCGAAGCCGCCGAGGGATCATCGCTCTGGCTTTGCGGATATGTGAACATGGCCAAAGGGCAAGGCAGCGAAGACAAGGCCTATGATTATATCAACGCCATGCTGGCCGAAAGTTCGGTCCTGCCGCTGCTTGATGCAGGCTATGGGTCCTCCAATGCGGCCGCGCTGACATCCGAAGTGACCGCCGACGACCTCGAAGCGTCCGGGCTTGGGGTGATTGACGTGCCTGTTTTGGCGCAATTGCCAATGAGCAATGAACTGCGCGAGCGGCAGGCGGAAACCTTTGAGCTGATCAAAGCCGGTTTCTAA